AAAATAGGGATAATAGTAGTAATTCCTAGCTCACTGTTGAGATTAAGGAGTGAATGACATGATATATGGAATGAGCTTAGAATAGTAAGTGCTCATGTTCATTACTGTTGTTGTTATTACAGGTTGAACATCCTTAATCTGAAAATCCGAAATCTTGGAATGTTTCAAGATGTGAAACGCTTTGAGTGCAGACTTGGTGCCACATTGAACAATTCCACACCCGACCTCACGGGCTGGGTCACAATCAAACTGCAGGCACAGTAAAAATCAGTGCATACAAATGCCTCCAAGCTATGTGATGAGCTATGTATGAAATATACATGACTTTGTGTTTAGATTTGAGCCCCACCCCCAAGATATCTCATCATGTAAattcaaatattccaaaatctgaaaaaaaaagaaaacatctagAACACTCTCagtccccaattttttttttcaaagatttattttatttatttgaaagacagagttacagagagaggtagagacagagagagaggtcttccatctgcaggttcactccccagatggctgcaatggccagagctgtgccaatctgaagccaggagccaggaacttcctccaggtctcccatgtgggtgcaggggcccaagaacttgggccatcttctactgctttcccaggccacagcagagagttggatcagaataggagcaggcgggactcgtactggcgcccatatgggatgctggtgcttcaggccagggcttcaacctactgcgtcacagcaccagcccccaatccCAGatattttggataagggatattcAGCCTATACAGACTTATTACTGCCCTTTGAGGTACCTGGTCCTCTGAGGAATTGGCAGAAAGGGGCACTGGGAGGTCTTGGAGAACTCCCTTTCTCTGCATGGCTGGCTCTCACTCGGTGTCTGTAGATCACCATGCCTTTTGTTCAGGAAGAGACAGTCCCATACAGGCAGCACAGAGAGTGAAAAAGGGCTGCACCCAAGCTCCCCAGTCCCGTGCAGTGTCTTAAAGCACCTGTGCACCGTCACAAAGCTTCACCAGGCCTGATCAGCAGCCACACAGTCTTCCCGGGCCTTCTCGAGAGCGGGAAGGGTGCCTGTCAGGGGACTGACTCCTCGTGGTCCTGGGCTTGACAGATGTACTTCTGAGGGTCTCTTCTCCCCGCAGGATGACTTGGATGGCTCTGTGCGTTGCAGTGCGACACTCCAGGACATTGTTTCCTGGGGTTCAGGCTGTGCCCACAAAGGCAGGTAGGGTGTCTACACTGAAGTCTGCACCTACATCACGTGGATCCAGGACACCGTGGTGTCCAGCTGAGGGAGCTCTACCCTTCCTGGATGCAGTGCCAGTACATGGAACCACCTGTACCTCTGTCTCACCTCTGGGGGGCCTCGGGTCTCTCATAGAAGTGTCAACAAGATGCCTTCATGGAAGCTTACATGGACATCCCTCAAAATTAGCCCAGGTTCAAGGCATTTTAAAGCTTCACACGACTGCGCTCCACCAATATTCAAAATTCTTCTGCGTTTCTAACTGCCACTTCTACACAATGCTATGGATCCCAGGTTAGAGGCCACTGGGCCagagaagatctttctttcttttttttttttcctaaaacaaacaaaaaaattttctttattcatttggaagagttacacaaagagagaaggagaagcagagagagagagtggtcttccatccgctggttcactcttcaatttgccgcaacagctggagctatgccaaactgaagccaggagccaggagcttcctccaggtttcccacatgggtgcaggggcccaaggacttgggccatcttttactgctttcccaggccatagcagagagctggattggaagtggagcagctggggcttgaaccggcgcccatatgaggtgctggtactgcaagcagaggctttacctgctatgccacagcgccggccccgagatttttctttcctctgagaaCTTGGCCTCTGCTCAGCTGCTACCACCAGTGCATCAGCAATGCCCTGATCAGAGTAGCAAGAGCTGCCaccctcatttctttttaaccTGTACAACTGGGAACTACAGTGATAAATTGCTCTGTAGCACCTCAAAATCAACTTACAATTGTTAATATgaaaagtaaacttttttaaGTGATAGACTGAAATCAGCAAAGTCTACCAAAGAACATGAAAATCTTCCATTGAAATGGTAGCAGCCTTTACACATCTCTTCCCGTACCATGTAGAGAGACTTCCTGCTGCCACACAAATGGGGTACAACTGTGGCTACAAAGTTCTTGGCTACATTGAACGATGATGTTCTCCTTGGTAACGTCATCTGGCCCTTGTGGCATGATTCTGTGTTTTCTAGCAGAGTAGCGCTTTAGATACTTGAGAATAACTACATCCCTTTGACAACCCTTCTCCATGCCGTGGTCTCTTtagctatctctgtctctcaccaaTCAGCATTTTCAGCTATAGACAATGTTCACTTTGACCAGTCTATTTAACTTGCAGAAGCTGGAGTAGACTTCTCCACAGGACTCAGACGTGAGCAGTGGGAAGCAACAGGCATTCAGTTGCATGCTATTTAAGCTCTTTCTGGGCATGACAACAGAGCAGTTCTTACAAAGGCGCCTGCAGAGCCTAACATATTTAACCATCCAGCTCTTCATGGAGAATTCTTGCTGATCTTTGTGAACAATCTTACACAGACTCTTAGGCAGCTGCAGTAGAAATGCCCCCACAATGATGCCTTCCCTGAGTAAGGTTCTCAAGGAAACTTAGAGACAACTTCTGGGGTTGCCTCTCCTACAAAAGAGTGTGCTATTTACTAgcgctgattttctgtatatgaCGAAGATTAGAAATTCAGTTTAACATAAATTCTCATGGTAGCATCAAGGTAATTTCAGAAGCATAAGCCTTGtactttgttttgatttgcacttctgTTGCCCTGATtacatgcatctttttttaaaaaactgtttcttagtgattttcttttccaggaaaggaattttatttgaaacttttcTTACAGACTGGAGCATGTGGAGACTTGCATGGCCACACTGACATGGAATGTATCGCCTGGAAAGTGGATGGAGAagctaaatggaaagaaaaacagagtcCACAGGGGACCAGAGTACGGAATCACCTCCAGAAGCTGGTGCTTCCGATTCCTGCCAATGTAAATGCCAGTATATTTGCTGGAGTCCTGTCAGCCCCCGGTATCAGCACAGATTCAAATAGCTCTACAAGGCCACTAtgccatgtgcctgggaaagacagGTGACAAACACAGATTCACTGGGGAAAGAAGTGTAAGTTCCAACACACTCTGTTGGGCAAAACCAGTATGGACATTCCCCAAAGCTAATGGCTGTTGTTACTGGAGGAGCCTGGAGAGACCCCCACTTGCTGTAGTGTGTTCTGGgatcattaaaaagagaattcagTTGTATCATTGAGAACAGAATTCTGCACATGCAAAGTGCAGACAGAACACTTCAGTCCAACCCAAGTTCCTACCCAAGTCTCCAGTGTCAAGCTTTCGAGAGTGGCGTGCAGTATCTTGTAAGTACAGGATCCTTACACGTCCAAGCTCCTGCACAATATTGAAAAGATATCTCTCTGAGATTAATTCACCCAGTTAACATAAATGCCAAACATGCATGCAGATACACAGATTCACCTCAGACTCCTCACACAGATCTCAGTTTTACCCAACTTCTTCAGGAGGGCACACATCTAATCACATTCACTCAACAGCCTAAAATACTCTGCTGCACACGGCTTCCACTCACGACAGCCACCACAGTCACCACTATCACTGGCCCTGTATGTTTCCAGCTCTCTCCCTAGCAACAGGTCTCCCAAATCCTGGTGTGGGCATCACTAGTGGTCTTCAACGTGATTTTAGATAGTATGGAGAGGactggtttgcattttaaaagcatGCTCAGTTTAACATGCATTCGAAAATGTTCCCTACACAGGACATGTCAATGAGggacattttgtgatatgattgttgttttgaGTCCCTGTTCATACTCCCGTGGAagtgtggtcttcctactttctaCTTATTGAGTATTATGGCTAGTGCTGAATCAAGCCAGTGatacagagtggattaaaattctatctttgcaaaaactgatggaaGGAAAAGATGAGAGAGAAGGCGGGAGGGGAttggggtgagggagggaaatgtggttgtcttcttggaactgtatttgagcatgcatgaaatctgttctctttctattaataaaaaataaattaaaaatatacgaTTTTTCATATGTGcattttcaagtaagttgaaagtCAGATTGCAAGATGCCTGTGCTAAATAAAGTCATGAACTACAAAAAAGAGAATATGAGAAATACAGATATCTGCTTAAAATCAAATGACATTACAGACACAGGGCCAAATGGCTTATGTACAAAACCATGGAAGAGCTGGGTGGGTGCTAAGCTACCATGGgtgatgcctacatctcataaaAGAGGACTGGGTATCAAGTCCCACCTTTGCTTCGACCCAGCTCtgagctaatgtgtctggaaggcagcaggtgatggccaagcaCTAGAGTTCACTGCCAGATCCATAGAACATGGATGGAATTCTTATCCCCTAGTTTtgcctggccaggccccagggctcttgtaggcatttgtggaatgaaccagaaagtggaagaactttctctctctgtcactctgattttcaaacacataaataatcactttttaaaatgtgagagTAGTATGGGAAAAAAGTGTAGGAGTATCACTTGGCATTTGTCCCAACTAGCCCAACTTGCTTTGCATGACTAAAAACCGTAACCCTAGTCAGACAGGACAGTGTTCTTCTGAGCATATTTGGAGGATGGTAGGATTGCCATTGATACTAGATAGGCGTCCCTACCCCTGTCCCTCTTCATCTAACACCCCTTGCTCACTCACTCCTGGAAGAGAGAGTGCAAGTAACAAAGCCCAGATAAGAGCACCAGAGGGAGCATCCTATGACAtaccagcacttgggccaataCTGTAAAAAGTTCTGTTCTAAGGTGTTGCATTTTCAAACAGGCCAAGATCTCTGATAAGGCTCTGTGGAAGTTCTAGGTTATGTAGACATAGACAGCTTTCAACATCTTGTAGAAGGAGGTGTTAGCAATGGAATATAATTGAACAGATTGATAAGACTCTTCCTTCCTCATTCTGGGCACTGCTTTACCCTTACTACCTATGATTTCCTAATTTCTAGGAATCAATGAATGGCATAATCCTGCCTTTGACAGAGGGGTGGTGTTCTCTTGGAGTCATTGGAGTGCCTATGTTGTCCCAAAGCTCAAGGCACTTTCTCATGGCTCTAGCCTTGGAAGCAAAACCTCTCTGCCCTCTCATTCCGTCTAGCTGCAGTTCTTGACTAGGGATGAGTTTGTCAACCAAATGACACTTGGTAATATCTGAGGACACTTTTGACCATCACAATTGGAGGAAAGGGTAGAGCCGTTTGCATCTAGAGGCCAAGGATGACGATAAACATCCTACAACAGGTGGGACAGTTCCCCAGgtcccaaaatgtcaatagcGCCAAGGTGCAGAAACTCTGCCTTGATAGCAGTCCAATCTCAAATGTAAAAGCAATAGAAACTTCTTCCTGATGGTCACTTGCTTAAGCAGTAATTACATTCTTCCAGATCAATGCGTATTTATCGTGTCgatgtaagtcctggctgctctgctgctgcgGGCTAGAGGTTACTAATCAAAGAGGATCATTTACTCAGGGTATTTCTCTTGTACCCCTAGAAATCTGGCGATTCCTGCCCAGAATCCCATTTCTTGGGTTTTCCAGGATCCCATAAATTCCACGAAGTGGACTCTTAGCTTGGAAGAACTCAGACTGCTGTCCCTTTCCCTATTCATGGCATCACAGCTGAGGGCACAGACCTTGAAGTGATCACGCTGTAGCCACCAACACTGGAGAATGAACAGCTGACTTCTCTGTCCTTTCCCTCTTCACATTCTAAATGATGAAAACTGGCACAGAAGTTACAGCGCTGTTTTTGAGAACTGAACGAGTTGATGCAAGTAACCCCTTCCACGGTGTGTGCCACATGCTAAGCACTCTGTAAATTCAGTGGTGTGGTCGCTGTCCAAGAATTCTGTAGTATCTCTGAGTCTAGCATTTGGTGACCTAAGGAAGTGACGCTTAGCGATGAAGAGCATGGACTCTGAGGTTGGATTGGGATCCTGATCCCACCATGTACTtgtgttctcatctgtaaagaggAGATCATGATTGGTATCTTATGTGGGTGCTATGGCGATTGCTAAATTAATATAGGTAAGGGACTTGGAATACAGTGTCTCCACCGCACCTTGTTAGAGGGGGTTTGTTCCAAGATCCCACAGGAATGCGTGAAACCATGTGTaatacaaaacactgtatttaagACTTTTTCCTCTGAatacatacctatgataaagtttagcTTACCAAACCTGTGCTGTAATAAATGTTATTTGAAACTTGCAAATTAGTTATTCTAAGGGTCTTTCAATTAATGTTTTCAAACTGTGATTGCTCATGGGTGAAAttatgaaaagcaaaataaatcacaaaGAAAGGGAAACTTTGAGTCTTTGACATTTAGTGAGTTCTAGATAATTGTTGTTgcaattactttatttttctctttttcactattataattttaaatataagaatttTTTCTGGGGCAACAAAGCATTTGTACTTAGAGTGGATAGTTAACACGCTTGTACTAAATCAGAATCACAGGACAAAGATTATAATTGGAAAAGAACAAATGTGAAACCTCCAGGGTCAGGGTTCACCAGGAGAGTCAGAATAGAAGGTCACAGTTGAGACAACCAAGCactggagatctctctctgggAATCAGGACACCTGTAGCTTTCCTTATTCCTACTTACCTTCTTGTTATGGCAAACAGTTCCCACCAGGTGGTTTGTTCCTTCCATTCCCATAACCTTCTGGAAAAGTAGACACATGTTGTTGTTTAAATTTGAGACTGGATTATTTTCCATCTGTTAAAGAATCGAATTCTAAATTTGGAATTAGGTGTTTCCAGTGAAGTCACTCTCAACGTGTTTAGGCTTTGGCGCCCTGATAGGCTGGGAGTATAAATACCTGcagaagaaagctggaatctATCCTCCAGTCCAGGTCCAGTAAGCAACCATGAAGACCTTCCTCTTCCTCGCTTTCCTGGGGGCTGCTGGTGAGTCTCTTACAATTGATTTTTGATGGATTTTTGCTGCATCTCTGACACAGGAATCAGTAAAATGTCTATCATATATGTAAGTGTGTGCCCTGAGAGCTAACAATGAATGCTGAAGACAGTCTTTGTCCCCAAGAAGTTAAAATAATGAAAGAGTGGTGGTTAGTCTATATGTTTAAAGATACTTAGAATCTCAATTGTTGGAAGAAATTCTTGGTGAGCAGATATGCTCAGATAGAAGATGTAAAGAGGCAGAACTTGCTCTGCTGAAGTCtatgaagaaagagagaaaaggaaaggatggTCCATATTAAGGGGGTGCTTGTCTTAACTTTTCcaagaatttaaaattaataattggaCTAATCTTGTTCTCCTTGTGAGGCTGTTATGAGCATCAAAGCCAGACTCCGGTATAATAAAGGGAAGATTATTCAGAACCTAGAGGTTTAAACAAGCAAGGATATTTTATATGTCACAAGGAAAATCTCAAGGATGagtttttaatcctttatttatttttatttatttgaaaaggagaaggagagaaagagagagagagaaagaaagaatttcccatctgctggttcactccccaaatgtctgcaaacagccagggctgggccaggctgacgccaggagctcagaattcaatccaggtctcccatacaggtggaaGGGACCCTACTGCGTCAGCCATCACCTGCATGCATTAGTGGATTCTAGGATCAGGGGCAGagaaggactcaaacccaggcattctgatacaggatgaagATGTCCCAAGCAACATTTTAACGACTGCAGCAAATACCTGCCCCTGGGTACGCTTCATGACATCTCGGCCATGAAGTCCTTCCTATACAGAGCAACATGTCTTTCaatgaggaaaaaatagaaaaatgcaacTTCTATTTGAGACTActgaattttatattattaaaatccTTAATAATAAGATTTCCCAAATTGGCAAGATACAGATCAATATAGTTATCCATGTGTTTAGAAATTTCcttcttaaaatcatttttaaatgcttgaaTAACAGGGCTCATATAAAACTTGCGAGTGGTGGCAAATCCTGATAAATCAGTGGCCTACACATTGCCATGCTGGACAAATTGAtaaacatcagaaagataattgaGCTAAGTGTAAAGTTTGGAGAAGGAAATCTTAAAATTCTCTGTCAGATGATTTAGAGAAAATTGTAGACTAGAGTCAAAGAGAGAAATTGAGGGAATAAAGGAGCTAAGTTCTCATTTCTCTCCTGGACAGCCCATTCTCGGGTGGCATCTAAAAGCTTCCATTCTGTCACTTCTTGGGACTATCTAGAACATACCAACACCCTACCAACTACCACAAATACAACTATGAGTACTGCAATGCTTTACACCCAGTTGTATGGCTGCTCTTCATTGCATCCTCAGTTCGTAGTGCTCCAATCTTTGTGAGTTTGTGAACACgcatgtttgcatgtgtgtttCTGAACTCATACATGCACAAACAACATAATTGTCAAATTTAAAGcataaatcaaaaattaaatacaCTCAATAATATAGGTATCTAAAAGGTGTGGAAAAATGGAGTTTCCAAAAATTACCTCAAAACTACCATTCCTTGATTAttcaagaaaagagaaattgTACTTTTCATGCTGATTTGAAAGAACTAGTGAAGTAGAAATTGCAAGATGGATTTATTTAACAGAGATTCTCTCAACTCTTCCTTGTCAGTTGCTTTCCCCACCAGTAGTGATGACGATGACGATAAGATCGTAGGTGGCTACACCTGTCAGGCGAATTCCGTCCCCTACCAGGTGTCTCTGAACTCTGGCTACCACTTCTGTGGGGGCTCCCTCATCAACAGCCAGTGGGTGGTGTCTGCAGCTCATTGCTACAAGTCGTAAGTAATCAATATTCACATTCCTAACCTGCTTCTCTATCTTTCCCAGAGCTCTCTGTAGGGCCAGCTAGACTGTTGCCCATGGGAGAGAGGCCTTCAGTCATTGTGTGAGGCACTGAGGGACATGAGCACAGAGGGTACCCTTAGAATTCTGTGATATCTTCCCAAACGATGGTACTAAGACATGGAGGGAAGCAATGGGCGAGAAAGTCTCCTTAGAAAGTGTCTAATCAAGACACAACCCTAATCATCAAAGCTCAACCAGAGAAAATGGCTGTAGAATTAACAAAAATGTATCAAGTCCAGTAGATTAAAAGCAGTATAATTCATTCTTCTCCCTTGGTTTTCTCCATATAGCTtactctcctctcttctccctatGATAATCAGTGACCCTATCAAGAGGAGAAATGGCAGGTGTTGGGAAAGTTCCACCAACTCCCCTCTCATCCCCAGTTGTTTTCCGGGAGCTTAGTTCCCATTCCTGTTTCTGACCACTCCAATAAATTGGTGGGCCGTGAGACTGCACTTGTAGTGACACTCCCCTAAGGAGAACTCCACCTGCACCTCAAGAGTGTAAGTCAATGTCTGAAGAGGGTGGTGTTTATGTCCATGACTGGAAGGTCAGTGGAAGGAGAAGCAGCTCAAATTGAACACTGAAGAATCATTTAATCCTGGCTGGCTCCAttgctcaacaggctaatcctccacctgcgtcgcgggcacaccatgttctagttctggatggggcgccagattctgtcctggttgcccctcttccagtccagctctctgctgtgggccaggaaggcagtggaggatggcccaagtgcttgggtcctgcaccccatgagagaccaggatcagtacctggctcctgccatcggatcagcgcaatgcgctggccatagtgcgccggccgcggcggccattggagggtgaaccaacagcaaaggaagacctttctctctgtctctctctctcactgtccactctgcctgtcaaaaaaaaattttttttaaaaacaaatatttactcCTTTAATTCAGCCAAATCCAGGTGCGTCTGGGAGAACACAACATTAAGGTCACTGAAGGCAGTGAGCAATTCATTAGCTCTTCCAAGGTTATCCGCCATCCCAGCTACAGTTCATCCACACTTAATAATGACATCATGCTGATTAAACTGAAGTCCGCTGCCTCCCTCAACTCCAAAGTGGCCGCAGTGTCTCTGCCAAGTTCCTGTGCGTCTGCTGGTACTCAGTGCCTTGTGTCTGGCTGGGGCAACACCCTGAGCAGTGGCAGTAAGTATCTCCTGGGACAGAAATGCTGAGTCTGAATACTAGGAGAGAAAGGCATGCTAAGGGTCAAAGTCTCACTGAAGGTGAGAGCCCCAGGGGCCAGTTTAGGGATTTAGAAAGTCCTGGAGGATTCCAAGAGCCTTGTGGctaattgttttctgttttcactcTTGCCATCGACAGCCAACAACCCCGATCTCCTGCAGTGCCTGAAGGCTCCCATCCTCTCTGATTCGACTTGCCGCAGCTCCTACCCAAACCAGATCACTAGCAACATGTTCTGCTTGGGCTTCCTGGAGGGCGGAAAGGACTCTTGCCAGGTGAGTTTCTGTCTATGCCTCCATCCACTCCGTCTTGCTCTTCTCCACTGTGTTCTCCCTTTTCTGAAACACAGAAGATAATAAAACTATCACTGGACTGATGGTAAAAGGCTGAGAGGCAGGGGACAGCTTTGGGACCAaccttgaattttctttttgtgataTTGATAGCTGGGGTCAGTTGCAAAGAGAGACACAAAAACGCTGTGCAGATCGTATAGCCAGACACCCTCTAGGGAGGGAGATTGTGGAAGAGAACCCTTTTACAAAGAGCTAGTTAGGAAGCATCTGCATTCTCTTGGATTcgctcttcttggtctcctaggTACCTAAGGAAAGACAAGGGACTAGAAGCAGCGTAGGAGGGCTATGGATGTGGTAAGGAGATTGCAGGCTTGATTTGCAGGACAAAGAAGGCGTTCCATGGAGAATAAGCAGCTGAGAACATGGCCCCGGCATGGGAAAGAGCACCTGCCTCTCATGTCTTGTTGATGAACAAGAGCCCTGATTGTCTCTTCTCTTGCACAGGGTGACTCTGGTGGCCCCGTGGTCTGCAACGGAGCACTCCAGGGCATTGTGTCCTGGGGCTACGGCTGTGCCCAGAAGAACAAGCCTGGAGTCTACACCAAGGTCTGCAACTACGTGAGCTGGATTCAGCAGACCATCGCTGCCAACTAAACCCCTTTTCTCTCCACAACCCCCCCAATTAGTCAATTTCCTTTTGTGCCTGGAAACAGAAACTAAATAAAACCCTTTGTTCCGTATCACATATGTCCAAGAATGGTCTTTGCTTAGTGTTGGTGAACTTTCTTTTGAACGAGATTCTGAGTaagaagggaggcagaggggtggaagttgtgacatagtggggtaagccactTCTTGTGACATctagcactggttcgagttctagctCCTTCACGTCCAACCCAGCGCCCTACTACTGTGCCTGGAAGGGCAATGGAGGGTAGCTCATGTGGTTGATCCCCTGCCTTCCACTTGGatgatctggatggaattctaggctcctggctttaggctggctcAATCCCAAACTTTCTGACTATTTAGGGGTTGGACGAGTGGATGGGGacaacatctctctgtctccttctctctctttcactattacttaacaaataaataaaaataagctttagAAAGAGTATCAAGATATGAAATATTGTATTGAGATAATTGAAAACATCATTTAGCCAGTCATTTAACCTAATCAATGGAGACTTACTGACCATTTACTACCTTCCCAACTCTGACACACTGAGAATATTAAGATGTATCGGGTGGGCAGTCATTGTTACATCATAGTTTTGTTGCAGACTGATTGTTGGATATTCTTAATGTGTCAGATAAGTGCTGTTGTAATATTTGGCTATGATACATATTCTATTATGTATTTTAATGGTAGATCATGTTCACAATGTTGCAAATGATAATTACATGCAGAAAGTTAGCATCAATTGCCCAGTCATTGCAACAGCTCATAGCATAGCTAGAGGATGTACAAGCTGACTTTATTCCAAGGCATTGCTACTTCTGTGGCAGACTGCTCACTCTACTTTTCTTTAATCTATCTGAAACTCTAAGGCTGGTAAAAACAAATCTCTAGAAGCAGAAAGGGCTAAAAATCACAGGTTTCTTGCATTTTGCTACCTGTGTGCTCCAGTTTCCAAgctctttcttattttctaaccAGAATATCATTTCCATAGCAGGCATGCGTCTGGGGACAGCTTTAGTACCTCTCCAACACCA
Above is a window of Oryctolagus cuniculus chromosome 3, mOryCun1.1, whole genome shotgun sequence DNA encoding:
- the LOC100339606 gene encoding serine protease 1, with protein sequence MKTFLFLAFLGAAVAFPTSSDDDDDKIVGGYTCQANSVPYQVSLNSGYHFCGGSLINSQWVVSAAHCYKSQIQVRLGEHNIKVTEGSEQFISSSKVIRHPSYSSSTLNNDIMLIKLKSAASLNSKVAAVSLPSSCASAGTQCLVSGWGNTLSSGTNNPDLLQCLKAPILSDSTCRSSYPNQITSNMFCLGFLEGGKDSCQGDSGGPVVCNGALQGIVSWGYGCAQKNKPGVYTKVCNYVSWIQQTIAAN